GCCTGCCCCGACACCGCCTGGGACGCGCCCGTGGTGAACCATACCTTCTCGCAGGTGGTCTTCCACACACTCTACTTCACCGACCTCTACCTCGGGCGCGACGACGAGGCCGCCTTCCGACGGCAGCCCTTTCACCGCCAGCTCGCCCCCCTCTTCGCCGACCTTCCCGTAGAGGTCGAGCCGTTCGAGGTCCCCCCGCGCCCGTACAGCCGGGCCGTGCTCCTCACCTACTGGGACGCCTGCCGGTGCAAGGTGGGTGAGGTCCTGGCCGCGGAGACGGCGGAAAGTCTCGGCGCCGCTGACAGCTTGGGCGGGCCGTTCA
The window above is part of the Armatimonadota bacterium genome. Proteins encoded here:
- a CDS encoding DinB family protein — protein: MLEVLRTLLVNQYGAALSTLKAAVDACPDTAWDAPVVNHTFSQVVFHTLYFTDLYLGRDDEAAFRRQPFHRQLAPLFADLPVEVEPFEVPPRPYSRAVLLTYWDACRCKVGEVLAAETAESLGAADSLGGPFTRAERHVYNIRHIHHHAAQLGLRLRLDTGTGVRWVGSGWREGTPGERP